The genomic interval GATGCTGGTCGGCTCCTACAGGACGCCTGCCGTCTATGTCCGGGTGAAGGGCGTCTTCACCAACACCCAGCCGGTGGACGCCTATCGCGGCGCCGGCCGGCCGGAAGCGGCCTATCTGCTGGAACGGCTGATCGACCATGCCGGCCGGGTGACCGGCCTCGGCCCGGCGGAGATCCGGCGGCGCAACTTCATCCCGGCCAGCGCCATGCCCTACGCCACGCCGATGGGGCAGGTCTATGACACCGGCGAATTCGTCCAGAATCTGGAGGACGGCCTGATTCTCGCCGACATGGCAGGACTGCCTGCCCGCAAGGCCGAGGCGAAGGCCCGCGGCAAGCTGCGTGGCGCCGGCCTCGCCACCTACATCGAGGCCTGCTCGGGCGGCGGGCCGGAGCAGGCGACCGTCCAGGTAAACGGTGACGGCAAGGTGGTGCTGATGATCGGTACCCAGACCAACGGCCAGGGCCACGAGACCGCCTACAAGCAGATCCTCGCCGACCGGCTGGGCGTTCCGCCTGAAGATGTCGAGGTGGTGCAGGGCGACACCGACCGCGTCAGTTGGGGCTCCGGCACCGGCGGTTCCCGCTCCGTCCCGGTCGGTGGTTCGGCATTGGCGGAGGGAGCAGCCAAGGTGGTGAAGGCAGCGACCAGCGTCGCCGCCGACCTGCTGGAGACAGCCGAGGTGGATGTCGAGTTCACCGATGGCCGCTTCACCATCGTCGGTACCGACCGCTCGGTGTCGCTGAAGGAGGTCGCTGCCAAGGCGGCGACGGACGGCGGCGTCGCCTTCTCCGAGATGGCGCGCTGGACCCCGCCGGCCAGCACCTTCCCCAACGGCTGCCATATCGCGGAGGTGGAGATAGACCCCGCCACCGGGATCGTCGAGGTGCTGCGCTACAGCGTCGTCGACGATTTCGGCACCGTTATCAACCCCATGCTTGTGATCGGCCAGATCCATGGCGGCGTCGCCCAGGGTCTGGGCCAAGCCTTGCAGGAGCGGGTCGTGTTCGATCCCGACAGCGGCCAGCTGCTGTCCGGCTCATTCATGGACTATCAGATGCCGCGCGCGGTCGACATGCCGCCGATCGAGGTGAAGCTGAACAGCGTGCCCAGCACCACCAACATGCTTGGCATGAAGGGTGCCGGCGAAGCCGGAGCGATCGGCGCACCACCAGCCATCATCAACGCGGTGGTCGATGCGCTGTCCGATCTCGGCATCACCCACATCGACATGCCGGCGACGCCGGAAGCGGTGTGGTTGGCGATTCGCAATGCCGAAACCCGGATGGCCGCGGAATAAGGGAAAGTCCTAGTCGGAAGGTGTGGCTCTTGCCACACCTCCGGCGGATGAAATCCATGGCAATATCGATTACCTAAAGGTGGAGCTTCTTGATCTGACGGGGGTATGGCGATGGCGTTTGGCGACGGTGGATGCGGCGGTCAATGTGCGGACCGTCTCGAACTGGACTTCACGATGGCATTCCAGCCGATCGTCGATGTCGCCAACGGCGGCGTCTGGGCGCATGAGGCCCTGGTGCGCGGGACGCAGGGCCAAGGAGCCGGCTGGGTTTTGGGTCAGGTTACCGACGCCACCCGCTATGCCTTCGACCAGTCCTGCCGCATCAAGGCCATCGAACTGGCTTCATCCCTGCCGATGAACGGCGCCCGCCTGTCGATCAACTTCCTGCCGAACGCCGTCTACAAGGCGGAGGCCTGCATCCGCGCGACGCTGGCCGCCGCCGGTCGCACCGGATTTCCCACCGACCGCATCATCTTCGAGGTGACGGAGAACGAGCGGGTGGTGGACCACGACCACCTGAAAAGCATCTTCAACGAGTACAAGCGCCAGGGCTTCCTGACCGCCATCGACGATTTCGGCTCCGGCTATTCCGGATTGAACCTGCTGGCCGAATTCCAGCCCGACATCATCAAGCTGGACATGGAACTGACCCGCAACATCGACACCGAGCGGGCACGGCGCAGCATCGTCAAGGCCATCCTGCTGGTTTGCGAGGATCTCGGCATCACTCCCATCGCCGAAGGGATCGAGACGGCCGAGGAAGCCAAGACTCTGCGCGATCTGGGTGTGAACCTGATGCAGGGCTACCTGTTCGCCAAGCCGGCCTTTGAAGCGGTGGTGACCAATCCGGAACTGACGATGCTGGCGGCCTGAGCCCGCACTGG from Azospirillum sp. TSH100 carries:
- a CDS encoding EAL domain-containing protein; amino-acid sequence: MAFQPIVDVANGGVWAHEALVRGTQGQGAGWVLGQVTDATRYAFDQSCRIKAIELASSLPMNGARLSINFLPNAVYKAEACIRATLAAAGRTGFPTDRIIFEVTENERVVDHDHLKSIFNEYKRQGFLTAIDDFGSGYSGLNLLAEFQPDIIKLDMELTRNIDTERARRSIVKAILLVCEDLGITPIAEGIETAEEAKTLRDLGVNLMQGYLFAKPAFEAVVTNPELTMLAA
- a CDS encoding xanthine dehydrogenase family protein molybdopterin-binding subunit, whose product is MKFGIGQAVPRTEDARLLTGGGRYTDDVSLPGQAYAAFVRSPHAFAAIGAIDASDALAQPGVLAVYTIADLDAERIGMIPCQAALKQRDGSNYVQTPRPALARGFARHVGDPVAMVVAETLEAAREAAELVMVDYEDRQPVTGTLEALEPGRPLVWDEAPNNLCFDWDTGDEAAVEAALAGAHRVVELELVNNRVVANPMEGRACVAGVESGADGGPGRLLIYVTSQGVHGLQKQFAKILNEPDSRIRVLTTDVGGGFGMKLFNYPEYVACLFAARRLNRAVKWAADRIEGFISDDHGRDHVSRARLALDADGHFLGLRVDTVANLGAYLSNYGPFIPTDAGSAMLVGSYRTPAVYVRVKGVFTNTQPVDAYRGAGRPEAAYLLERLIDHAGRVTGLGPAEIRRRNFIPASAMPYATPMGQVYDTGEFVQNLEDGLILADMAGLPARKAEAKARGKLRGAGLATYIEACSGGGPEQATVQVNGDGKVVLMIGTQTNGQGHETAYKQILADRLGVPPEDVEVVQGDTDRVSWGSGTGGSRSVPVGGSALAEGAAKVVKAATSVAADLLETAEVDVEFTDGRFTIVGTDRSVSLKEVAAKAATDGGVAFSEMARWTPPASTFPNGCHIAEVEIDPATGIVEVLRYSVVDDFGTVINPMLVIGQIHGGVAQGLGQALQERVVFDPDSGQLLSGSFMDYQMPRAVDMPPIEVKLNSVPSTTNMLGMKGAGEAGAIGAPPAIINAVVDALSDLGITHIDMPATPEAVWLAIRNAETRMAAE